A genomic region of Gossypium hirsutum isolate 1008001.06 chromosome D01, Gossypium_hirsutum_v2.1, whole genome shotgun sequence contains the following coding sequences:
- the LOC107921312 gene encoding GATA transcription factor 24 isoform X1 — MKHLIIVTSGLPFSVQLEPAAFRCLYMAAANPQPLQIRPFEEHARGTMQIDDDDGDYADDAMDDVEDANIDSVNVAEHGMGLIGGVIGGGGAAGGGAVRALRTSELTLSFEGEVYVFPAVTSEKVQAVLLLLGGRDIPTGVSTIEVPFDQNNMGVADVSKRSNLSRRIASLVRFREKRKERCFEKKIRYTVRKEVAQRMHRKNGQFASVKESTSPSGWDSSQIGFQDGTRPETAIRSCQHCGVSENNTPAMRRGPAGPRTFCNACGLMWANKGTLRDLSKGGRNISLEQSEPETPIEVKPSIVEGDLSANRDENGNPSKDLTNGSNNASVSPDEEDLHESAEDLTNSVYGDCSFC, encoded by the exons ATGAAACACCTCATAATTGTTACTTCAGGACTTCCATTTTCGGTACAGTTGGAACCTGCGGCCTTTCGTTGTTTATATATGGCGGCTGCGAATCCACAGCCACTTCAGATTCGTCCGTTTGAGGAGCACGCGCGAGGGACGATGCAGATCGACGACGACGATGGAGACTATGCAGATGACGCCATGGATGACGTGGAGGACGCGAATATCGACTCCGTCAATGTGGCGGAGCATGGAATGGGACTAATAGGCGGCGTTATTGGTGGCGGTGGCGCAGCTGGTGGAGGCGCTGTTAGGGCGTTGAGAACTAGCGAGCTTACTCTCTCCTTTGAAGGAGAAGTTTACGTGTTCCCTGCTGTTACATCTGAAAAG GTGCAAGCTGTGCTGTTACTCCTGGGGGGTCGTGATATCCCCACTGGTGTTTCTACAATTGAAGTACCGTTTGATCAAAATAACATG GGTGTAGCTGATGTCTCAAAGCGCTCAAATCTTTCAAGACGAATAGCATCCTTGGTTAGGTTCCGTGAGAAAAGGAAAGAGAGatgttttgaaaagaaaattaggTATACAGTACGGAAGGAGGTTGCACAAAG AATGCATCGCAAAAATGGGCAGTTTGCATCTGTAAAGGAAAGTACTAGTCCTTCAGGCTGGGATTCTTCTCAAATTGGCTTTCAAGATGGTACTCGTCCAGAAACCGC TATCCGGAGCTGTCAACATTGTGGTGTTAGTGAAAATAATACTCCAGCAATGCGTCGTGGCCCAGCTGGTCCAAGGACTTTTTGTAATGCTTGCGGGCTTATGTGGGCAAATAAG GGAACACTTAGAGATCTTAGTAAAGGAGGAAGGAATATTTCCCTGGAGCAAAGTGAGCCT GAAACACCGATTGAGGTCAAGCCTTCAATTGTAGAAGGGGACTTGTCTGCTAACCGGGATGAAAAT GGAAATCCTTCAAAGGATTTAACCAACGGATCTAATAATGCTTCTGTCAGCCCAGACGAAGAA GATTTGCATGAAAGTGCAGAAGATCTTACGAACTCTGTCTATGGGGATTGTTCATTCTGCTGA
- the LOC107921312 gene encoding GATA transcription factor 24 isoform X2, translating to MKHLIIVTSGLPFSVQLEPAAFRCLYMAAANPQPLQIRPFEEHARGTMQIDDDDGDYADDAMDDVEDANIDSVNVAEHGMGLIGGVIGGGGAAGGGAVRALRTSELTLSFEGEVYVFPAVTSEKVQAVLLLLGGRDIPTGVSTIEVPFDQNNMGVADVSKRSNLSRRIASLVRFREKRKERCFEKKIRYTVRKEVAQSGAADNDDVIFSFYTSRMHRKNGQFASVKESTSPSGWDSSQIGFQDGTRPETAIRSCQHCGVSENNTPAMRRGPAGPRTFCNACGLMWANKGTLRDLSKGGRNISLEQSEPETPIEVKPSIVEGDLSANRDENGNPSKDLTNGSNNASVSPDEEDLHESAEDLTNSVYGDCSFC from the exons ATGAAACACCTCATAATTGTTACTTCAGGACTTCCATTTTCGGTACAGTTGGAACCTGCGGCCTTTCGTTGTTTATATATGGCGGCTGCGAATCCACAGCCACTTCAGATTCGTCCGTTTGAGGAGCACGCGCGAGGGACGATGCAGATCGACGACGACGATGGAGACTATGCAGATGACGCCATGGATGACGTGGAGGACGCGAATATCGACTCCGTCAATGTGGCGGAGCATGGAATGGGACTAATAGGCGGCGTTATTGGTGGCGGTGGCGCAGCTGGTGGAGGCGCTGTTAGGGCGTTGAGAACTAGCGAGCTTACTCTCTCCTTTGAAGGAGAAGTTTACGTGTTCCCTGCTGTTACATCTGAAAAG GTGCAAGCTGTGCTGTTACTCCTGGGGGGTCGTGATATCCCCACTGGTGTTTCTACAATTGAAGTACCGTTTGATCAAAATAACATG GGTGTAGCTGATGTCTCAAAGCGCTCAAATCTTTCAAGACGAATAGCATCCTTGGTTAGGTTCCGTGAGAAAAGGAAAGAGAGatgttttgaaaagaaaattaggTATACAGTACGGAAGGAGGTTGCACAAAG TGGTGCAGCTGATAATGATGATGTAATCTTCTCGTTTTATACTAGTAGAATGCATCGCAAAAATGGGCAGTTTGCATCTGTAAAGGAAAGTACTAGTCCTTCAGGCTGGGATTCTTCTCAAATTGGCTTTCAAGATGGTACTCGTCCAGAAACCGC TATCCGGAGCTGTCAACATTGTGGTGTTAGTGAAAATAATACTCCAGCAATGCGTCGTGGCCCAGCTGGTCCAAGGACTTTTTGTAATGCTTGCGGGCTTATGTGGGCAAATAAG GGAACACTTAGAGATCTTAGTAAAGGAGGAAGGAATATTTCCCTGGAGCAAAGTGAGCCT GAAACACCGATTGAGGTCAAGCCTTCAATTGTAGAAGGGGACTTGTCTGCTAACCGGGATGAAAAT GGAAATCCTTCAAAGGATTTAACCAACGGATCTAATAATGCTTCTGTCAGCCCAGACGAAGAA GATTTGCATGAAAGTGCAGAAGATCTTACGAACTCTGTCTATGGGGATTGTTCATTCTGCTGA
- the LOC107921046 gene encoding probable rhamnogalacturonate lyase B isoform X3, whose protein sequence is MPSQGVKLYVQDKHVVLDNGILQVTISNPDGIVTAIQYNGIDNLLAVENQEADRGIEATSFEVIVENEDQVELSFSRKWDPSLEGKIVPLNIEKRFIMLRNSSGFYTYAIYEHLKEWPAFNLDRFRVAFKLRKDKFHYMAMADNRQRYMPLPDDRLPYRSQTLACPEAVLLVDPMETEFRGEVDDKYQYSCENKDNRVHGWICNDPPVGFWQITPSDEFRSAGPHKQNLTSHVGPTTLAVMHSVHYSGEDLILKFGSNEAWKKVFGPIFIYLNSLSDAGGNPLSLWEDAKQQMRIEVQDWPYTFPASQDFPQSHQRGNVSGRLLVKDRYVCKDDIPANGAYVGLAPPGDVGSWQSEVKGYQFWTRADEDGYFCINNIWTGDYNLYAWVPGFIGDYKYDVIITPSAGYDIYMGDLVYEPPRDGPTLWEIGVPDRTAAEFYVPDPSPMFVNRLYVNHPDRFRQYGLWERYADLYPDRDLVYTVGVSDYTKDWFFAQVTRKNDDDTYQGTTWQIKFKLDCTANETETYKLRLALATAHAAELQVRVNDDGKSPLFSSGQIGKDNTIATHGIHGLYRLYHVGIPGNLLLEGDNTIFLTQPKSTSPFQGIMYDYIRLEGPASSNGNKKA, encoded by the exons ATGCCATCTCAGGGAGTGAAGTTATATGTCCAAGATAAACAT GTGGTCTTGGATAATGGTATACTGCAGGTCACAATATCTAATCCAGATGGCATTGTCACTGCTATTCAATATAATGGCATTGACAATTTGCTTGCTGTTGAAAACCAGGAAGCTGATAGAGG GATTGAAGCAACAAGTTTTGAAGTAATAGTGGAAAATGAGGATCAAGTGGAGCTCTCATTTAGTAGAAAATGGGATCCTTCCCTTGAAGGCAAAATCGTTCCCTTGAACATCGAGAAGAg GTTTATAATGCTTCGTAATTCCTCAGGATTCTACACCTATGCAATTTACGAGCACTTGAAGGAATGGCCTGCTTTCAACCTTGACAGGTTCAGGGTTGCATTCAAGTTGAGGAAAGACaa GTTTCATTACATGGCAATGGCAGACAACAGACAAAGATACATGCCCTTGCCTGATGACCGTTTACCTTACAGAAGCCAAACCTTGGCTTGTCCAGAGGCTGTCCTACTGGTTGATCCAATGGAAACTGAGTTTAGAGGAGAGGTTGATGACAAGTACCAGTATTCATGCGAGAACAAGGACAACAGGGTCCATGGATGGATTTGCAATGACCCGCCGGTCGGGTTCTGGCAAATAACTCCTAGTGATGAGTTTCGATCTGCCGGGCCTCACAAGCAAAACCTTACCTCTCATGTCGGCCCCACCACCCTTGCT GTTATGCACAGTGTTCATTATTCAGGAGAGGATTTGATATTGAAATTTGGAAGTAATGAGGCTTGGAAGAAAGTTTTTGGCcccatttttatttatcttaattcTTTGTCGGATGCTGGAGGTAACCCACTCTCACTTTGGGAAGATGCTAAACAACAG ATGAGGATTGAAGTTCAAGACTGGCCTTATACTTTCCCTGCTTCTCAAGACTTTCCACAGTCCCATCAAAGGGGAAATGTCAGTGGTAGATTATTAGTGAAAGACAG ATATGTTTGCAAAGACGACATACCTGCCAATGGTGCCTATGTGGGGTTAGCACCCCCTGGAGATGTTGGATCTTGGCAGAGTGAAGTCAAG GGCTATCAATTCTGGACTAGAGCTGATGAAGATGGCTATTTCTGCATTAACAATATTTGGACCGGTGACTATAATCTATATGCATGGGTTCCAGGTTTCATTGGTGATTATAAATATGATGTTATCATCACCCCTAGCGCAG GGTATGATATATACATGGGTGATCTTGTATATGAGCCGCCAAGAGATGGCCCTACATTGTGGGAAATCGGAGTCCCGGATCGCACTGCTGCAGAATTCTACGTTCCTGATCCGAGTCCGATGTTTGTCAACAGGTTATATGTTAACCATCCTGACAG ATTTAGGCAGTATGGGTTATGGGAAAGATATGCAGATTTATATCCTGATAGAGATTTGGTTTACACAGTTGGGGTTAGTGACTATACAAAAGACTGGTTTTTTGCTCAGGTCACCAG AAAGAATGATGACGACACATATCAAGGAACTACATGGCAAATCAAGTTCAAACTAGATTGTACTGCAAATGAAACGGAAACATACAAACTACGATTGGCGTTGGCTACTGCACATGCTGCTGAACTTCAG GTAAGGGTCAATGATGATGGAAAGTCTCCTCTATTTTCAAGTGGACAAATTGGTAAAGACAACACAATAGCCACACATGGTATCCATGGGCTTTACCGGCTTTACCATGTCGGTATTCCGGGGAATCTGCTTCTTGAAGGAGATAACACCATATTTCTAACTCAACCGAAAAGCACCAGCCCTTTCCAAGGAATTATGTATGACTATATTCGATTAGAAGGCCCTGCATCTTCTAATGGAAACAAGAAAGCTTAA
- the LOC107921046 gene encoding probable rhamnogalacturonate lyase B isoform X2 — MPSQGVKLYVQDKHVVLDNGILQVTISNPDGIVTAIQYNGIDNLLAVENQEADRGYWDLVWNLAGSKGTKGKFDKIEATSFEVIVENEDQVELSFSRKWDPSLEGKIVPLNIEKRFIMLRNSSGFYTYAIYEHLKEWPAFNLDRFRVAFKLRKDKFHYMAMADNRQRYMPLPDDRLPYRSQTLACPEAVLLVDPMETEFRGEVDDKYQYSCENKDNRVHGWICNDPPVGFWQITPSDEFRSAGPHKQNLTSHVGPTTLAVMHSVHYSGEDLILKFGSNEAWKKVFGPIFIYLNSLSDAGGNPLSLWEDAKQQMRIEVQDWPYTFPASQDFPQSHQRGNVSGRLLVKDRYVCKDDIPANGAYVGLAPPGDVGSWQSEVKGYQFWTRADEDGYFCINNIWTGDYNLYAWVPGFIGDYKYDVIITPSAGYDIYMGDLVYEPPRDGPTLWEIGVPDRTAAEFYVPDPSPMFVNRLYVNHPDRFRQYGLWERYADLYPDRDLVYTVGVSDYTKDWFFAQVTRKNDDDTYQGTTWQIKFKLDCTANETETYKLRLALATAHAAELQVRVNDDGKSPLFSSGQIGKDNTIATHGIHGLYRLYHVGIPGNLLLEGDNTIFLTQPKSTSPFQGIMYDYIRLEGPASSNGNKKA; from the exons ATGCCATCTCAGGGAGTGAAGTTATATGTCCAAGATAAACAT GTGGTCTTGGATAATGGTATACTGCAGGTCACAATATCTAATCCAGATGGCATTGTCACTGCTATTCAATATAATGGCATTGACAATTTGCTTGCTGTTGAAAACCAGGAAGCTGATAGAGG gtattgggacctcgtcTGGAATCTAGCAGGAAGCAAAGGAACAAAGGGTAAATTTGATaa GATTGAAGCAACAAGTTTTGAAGTAATAGTGGAAAATGAGGATCAAGTGGAGCTCTCATTTAGTAGAAAATGGGATCCTTCCCTTGAAGGCAAAATCGTTCCCTTGAACATCGAGAAGAg GTTTATAATGCTTCGTAATTCCTCAGGATTCTACACCTATGCAATTTACGAGCACTTGAAGGAATGGCCTGCTTTCAACCTTGACAGGTTCAGGGTTGCATTCAAGTTGAGGAAAGACaa GTTTCATTACATGGCAATGGCAGACAACAGACAAAGATACATGCCCTTGCCTGATGACCGTTTACCTTACAGAAGCCAAACCTTGGCTTGTCCAGAGGCTGTCCTACTGGTTGATCCAATGGAAACTGAGTTTAGAGGAGAGGTTGATGACAAGTACCAGTATTCATGCGAGAACAAGGACAACAGGGTCCATGGATGGATTTGCAATGACCCGCCGGTCGGGTTCTGGCAAATAACTCCTAGTGATGAGTTTCGATCTGCCGGGCCTCACAAGCAAAACCTTACCTCTCATGTCGGCCCCACCACCCTTGCT GTTATGCACAGTGTTCATTATTCAGGAGAGGATTTGATATTGAAATTTGGAAGTAATGAGGCTTGGAAGAAAGTTTTTGGCcccatttttatttatcttaattcTTTGTCGGATGCTGGAGGTAACCCACTCTCACTTTGGGAAGATGCTAAACAACAG ATGAGGATTGAAGTTCAAGACTGGCCTTATACTTTCCCTGCTTCTCAAGACTTTCCACAGTCCCATCAAAGGGGAAATGTCAGTGGTAGATTATTAGTGAAAGACAG ATATGTTTGCAAAGACGACATACCTGCCAATGGTGCCTATGTGGGGTTAGCACCCCCTGGAGATGTTGGATCTTGGCAGAGTGAAGTCAAG GGCTATCAATTCTGGACTAGAGCTGATGAAGATGGCTATTTCTGCATTAACAATATTTGGACCGGTGACTATAATCTATATGCATGGGTTCCAGGTTTCATTGGTGATTATAAATATGATGTTATCATCACCCCTAGCGCAG GGTATGATATATACATGGGTGATCTTGTATATGAGCCGCCAAGAGATGGCCCTACATTGTGGGAAATCGGAGTCCCGGATCGCACTGCTGCAGAATTCTACGTTCCTGATCCGAGTCCGATGTTTGTCAACAGGTTATATGTTAACCATCCTGACAG ATTTAGGCAGTATGGGTTATGGGAAAGATATGCAGATTTATATCCTGATAGAGATTTGGTTTACACAGTTGGGGTTAGTGACTATACAAAAGACTGGTTTTTTGCTCAGGTCACCAG AAAGAATGATGACGACACATATCAAGGAACTACATGGCAAATCAAGTTCAAACTAGATTGTACTGCAAATGAAACGGAAACATACAAACTACGATTGGCGTTGGCTACTGCACATGCTGCTGAACTTCAG GTAAGGGTCAATGATGATGGAAAGTCTCCTCTATTTTCAAGTGGACAAATTGGTAAAGACAACACAATAGCCACACATGGTATCCATGGGCTTTACCGGCTTTACCATGTCGGTATTCCGGGGAATCTGCTTCTTGAAGGAGATAACACCATATTTCTAACTCAACCGAAAAGCACCAGCCCTTTCCAAGGAATTATGTATGACTATATTCGATTAGAAGGCCCTGCATCTTCTAATGGAAACAAGAAAGCTTAA
- the LOC107921046 gene encoding probable rhamnogalacturonate lyase B isoform X1, whose product MPSQGVKLYVQDKHVVLDNGILQVTISNPDGIVTAIQYNGIDNLLAVENQEADRGYWDLVWNLAGSKGTKGKFDRIEATSFEVIVENEDQVELSFSRKWDPSLEGKIVPLNIEKRFIMLRNSSGFYTYAIYEHLKEWPAFNLDRFRVAFKLRKDKFHYMAMADNRQRYMPLPDDRLPYRSQTLACPEAVLLVDPMETEFRGEVDDKYQYSCENKDNRVHGWICNDPPVGFWQITPSDEFRSAGPHKQNLTSHVGPTTLAVMHSVHYSGEDLILKFGSNEAWKKVFGPIFIYLNSLSDAGGNPLSLWEDAKQQMRIEVQDWPYTFPASQDFPQSHQRGNVSGRLLVKDRYVCKDDIPANGAYVGLAPPGDVGSWQSEVKGYQFWTRADEDGYFCINNIWTGDYNLYAWVPGFIGDYKYDVIITPSAGYDIYMGDLVYEPPRDGPTLWEIGVPDRTAAEFYVPDPSPMFVNRLYVNHPDRFRQYGLWERYADLYPDRDLVYTVGVSDYTKDWFFAQVTRKNDDDTYQGTTWQIKFKLDCTANETETYKLRLALATAHAAELQVRVNDDGKSPLFSSGQIGKDNTIATHGIHGLYRLYHVGIPGNLLLEGDNTIFLTQPKSTSPFQGIMYDYIRLEGPASSNGNKKA is encoded by the exons ATGCCATCTCAGGGAGTGAAGTTATATGTCCAAGATAAACAT GTGGTCTTGGATAATGGTATACTGCAGGTCACAATATCTAATCCAGATGGCATTGTCACTGCTATTCAATATAATGGCATTGACAATTTGCTTGCTGTTGAAAACCAGGAAGCTGATAGAGG gtattgggacctcgtcTGGAATCTAGCAGGAAGCAAAGGAACAAAGGGTAAATTTG ACAGGATTGAAGCAACAAGTTTTGAAGTAATAGTGGAAAATGAGGATCAAGTGGAGCTCTCATTTAGTAGAAAATGGGATCCTTCCCTTGAAGGCAAAATCGTTCCCTTGAACATCGAGAAGAg GTTTATAATGCTTCGTAATTCCTCAGGATTCTACACCTATGCAATTTACGAGCACTTGAAGGAATGGCCTGCTTTCAACCTTGACAGGTTCAGGGTTGCATTCAAGTTGAGGAAAGACaa GTTTCATTACATGGCAATGGCAGACAACAGACAAAGATACATGCCCTTGCCTGATGACCGTTTACCTTACAGAAGCCAAACCTTGGCTTGTCCAGAGGCTGTCCTACTGGTTGATCCAATGGAAACTGAGTTTAGAGGAGAGGTTGATGACAAGTACCAGTATTCATGCGAGAACAAGGACAACAGGGTCCATGGATGGATTTGCAATGACCCGCCGGTCGGGTTCTGGCAAATAACTCCTAGTGATGAGTTTCGATCTGCCGGGCCTCACAAGCAAAACCTTACCTCTCATGTCGGCCCCACCACCCTTGCT GTTATGCACAGTGTTCATTATTCAGGAGAGGATTTGATATTGAAATTTGGAAGTAATGAGGCTTGGAAGAAAGTTTTTGGCcccatttttatttatcttaattcTTTGTCGGATGCTGGAGGTAACCCACTCTCACTTTGGGAAGATGCTAAACAACAG ATGAGGATTGAAGTTCAAGACTGGCCTTATACTTTCCCTGCTTCTCAAGACTTTCCACAGTCCCATCAAAGGGGAAATGTCAGTGGTAGATTATTAGTGAAAGACAG ATATGTTTGCAAAGACGACATACCTGCCAATGGTGCCTATGTGGGGTTAGCACCCCCTGGAGATGTTGGATCTTGGCAGAGTGAAGTCAAG GGCTATCAATTCTGGACTAGAGCTGATGAAGATGGCTATTTCTGCATTAACAATATTTGGACCGGTGACTATAATCTATATGCATGGGTTCCAGGTTTCATTGGTGATTATAAATATGATGTTATCATCACCCCTAGCGCAG GGTATGATATATACATGGGTGATCTTGTATATGAGCCGCCAAGAGATGGCCCTACATTGTGGGAAATCGGAGTCCCGGATCGCACTGCTGCAGAATTCTACGTTCCTGATCCGAGTCCGATGTTTGTCAACAGGTTATATGTTAACCATCCTGACAG ATTTAGGCAGTATGGGTTATGGGAAAGATATGCAGATTTATATCCTGATAGAGATTTGGTTTACACAGTTGGGGTTAGTGACTATACAAAAGACTGGTTTTTTGCTCAGGTCACCAG AAAGAATGATGACGACACATATCAAGGAACTACATGGCAAATCAAGTTCAAACTAGATTGTACTGCAAATGAAACGGAAACATACAAACTACGATTGGCGTTGGCTACTGCACATGCTGCTGAACTTCAG GTAAGGGTCAATGATGATGGAAAGTCTCCTCTATTTTCAAGTGGACAAATTGGTAAAGACAACACAATAGCCACACATGGTATCCATGGGCTTTACCGGCTTTACCATGTCGGTATTCCGGGGAATCTGCTTCTTGAAGGAGATAACACCATATTTCTAACTCAACCGAAAAGCACCAGCCCTTTCCAAGGAATTATGTATGACTATATTCGATTAGAAGGCCCTGCATCTTCTAATGGAAACAAGAAAGCTTAA
- the LOC107921046 gene encoding probable rhamnogalacturonate lyase B isoform X4, whose product MLRNSSGFYTYAIYEHLKEWPAFNLDRFRVAFKLRKDKFHYMAMADNRQRYMPLPDDRLPYRSQTLACPEAVLLVDPMETEFRGEVDDKYQYSCENKDNRVHGWICNDPPVGFWQITPSDEFRSAGPHKQNLTSHVGPTTLAVMHSVHYSGEDLILKFGSNEAWKKVFGPIFIYLNSLSDAGGNPLSLWEDAKQQMRIEVQDWPYTFPASQDFPQSHQRGNVSGRLLVKDRYVCKDDIPANGAYVGLAPPGDVGSWQSEVKGYQFWTRADEDGYFCINNIWTGDYNLYAWVPGFIGDYKYDVIITPSAGYDIYMGDLVYEPPRDGPTLWEIGVPDRTAAEFYVPDPSPMFVNRLYVNHPDRFRQYGLWERYADLYPDRDLVYTVGVSDYTKDWFFAQVTRKNDDDTYQGTTWQIKFKLDCTANETETYKLRLALATAHAAELQVRVNDDGKSPLFSSGQIGKDNTIATHGIHGLYRLYHVGIPGNLLLEGDNTIFLTQPKSTSPFQGIMYDYIRLEGPASSNGNKKA is encoded by the exons ATGCTTCGTAATTCCTCAGGATTCTACACCTATGCAATTTACGAGCACTTGAAGGAATGGCCTGCTTTCAACCTTGACAGGTTCAGGGTTGCATTCAAGTTGAGGAAAGACaa GTTTCATTACATGGCAATGGCAGACAACAGACAAAGATACATGCCCTTGCCTGATGACCGTTTACCTTACAGAAGCCAAACCTTGGCTTGTCCAGAGGCTGTCCTACTGGTTGATCCAATGGAAACTGAGTTTAGAGGAGAGGTTGATGACAAGTACCAGTATTCATGCGAGAACAAGGACAACAGGGTCCATGGATGGATTTGCAATGACCCGCCGGTCGGGTTCTGGCAAATAACTCCTAGTGATGAGTTTCGATCTGCCGGGCCTCACAAGCAAAACCTTACCTCTCATGTCGGCCCCACCACCCTTGCT GTTATGCACAGTGTTCATTATTCAGGAGAGGATTTGATATTGAAATTTGGAAGTAATGAGGCTTGGAAGAAAGTTTTTGGCcccatttttatttatcttaattcTTTGTCGGATGCTGGAGGTAACCCACTCTCACTTTGGGAAGATGCTAAACAACAG ATGAGGATTGAAGTTCAAGACTGGCCTTATACTTTCCCTGCTTCTCAAGACTTTCCACAGTCCCATCAAAGGGGAAATGTCAGTGGTAGATTATTAGTGAAAGACAG ATATGTTTGCAAAGACGACATACCTGCCAATGGTGCCTATGTGGGGTTAGCACCCCCTGGAGATGTTGGATCTTGGCAGAGTGAAGTCAAG GGCTATCAATTCTGGACTAGAGCTGATGAAGATGGCTATTTCTGCATTAACAATATTTGGACCGGTGACTATAATCTATATGCATGGGTTCCAGGTTTCATTGGTGATTATAAATATGATGTTATCATCACCCCTAGCGCAG GGTATGATATATACATGGGTGATCTTGTATATGAGCCGCCAAGAGATGGCCCTACATTGTGGGAAATCGGAGTCCCGGATCGCACTGCTGCAGAATTCTACGTTCCTGATCCGAGTCCGATGTTTGTCAACAGGTTATATGTTAACCATCCTGACAG ATTTAGGCAGTATGGGTTATGGGAAAGATATGCAGATTTATATCCTGATAGAGATTTGGTTTACACAGTTGGGGTTAGTGACTATACAAAAGACTGGTTTTTTGCTCAGGTCACCAG AAAGAATGATGACGACACATATCAAGGAACTACATGGCAAATCAAGTTCAAACTAGATTGTACTGCAAATGAAACGGAAACATACAAACTACGATTGGCGTTGGCTACTGCACATGCTGCTGAACTTCAG GTAAGGGTCAATGATGATGGAAAGTCTCCTCTATTTTCAAGTGGACAAATTGGTAAAGACAACACAATAGCCACACATGGTATCCATGGGCTTTACCGGCTTTACCATGTCGGTATTCCGGGGAATCTGCTTCTTGAAGGAGATAACACCATATTTCTAACTCAACCGAAAAGCACCAGCCCTTTCCAAGGAATTATGTATGACTATATTCGATTAGAAGGCCCTGCATCTTCTAATGGAAACAAGAAAGCTTAA
- the LOC107921312 gene encoding GATA transcription factor 24 isoform X3, producing MKHLIIVTSGLPFSVQLEPAAFRCLYMAAANPQPLQIRPFEEHARGTMQIDDDDGDYADDAMDDVEDANIDSVNVAEHGMGLIGGVIGGGGAAGGGAVRALRTSELTLSFEGEVYVFPAVTSEKVQAVLLLLGGRDIPTGVSTIEVPFDQNNMGVADVSKRSNLSRRIASLVRFREKRKERCFEKKIRYTVRKEVAQSRMHRKNGQFASVKESTSPSGWDSSQIGFQDGTRPETAIRSCQHCGVSENNTPAMRRGPAGPRTFCNACGLMWANKGTLRDLSKGGRNISLEQSEPETPIEVKPSIVEGDLSANRDENGNPSKDLTNGSNNASVSPDEEDLHESAEDLTNSVYGDCSFC from the exons ATGAAACACCTCATAATTGTTACTTCAGGACTTCCATTTTCGGTACAGTTGGAACCTGCGGCCTTTCGTTGTTTATATATGGCGGCTGCGAATCCACAGCCACTTCAGATTCGTCCGTTTGAGGAGCACGCGCGAGGGACGATGCAGATCGACGACGACGATGGAGACTATGCAGATGACGCCATGGATGACGTGGAGGACGCGAATATCGACTCCGTCAATGTGGCGGAGCATGGAATGGGACTAATAGGCGGCGTTATTGGTGGCGGTGGCGCAGCTGGTGGAGGCGCTGTTAGGGCGTTGAGAACTAGCGAGCTTACTCTCTCCTTTGAAGGAGAAGTTTACGTGTTCCCTGCTGTTACATCTGAAAAG GTGCAAGCTGTGCTGTTACTCCTGGGGGGTCGTGATATCCCCACTGGTGTTTCTACAATTGAAGTACCGTTTGATCAAAATAACATG GGTGTAGCTGATGTCTCAAAGCGCTCAAATCTTTCAAGACGAATAGCATCCTTGGTTAGGTTCCGTGAGAAAAGGAAAGAGAGatgttttgaaaagaaaattaggTATACAGTACGGAAGGAGGTTGCACAAAG TAGAATGCATCGCAAAAATGGGCAGTTTGCATCTGTAAAGGAAAGTACTAGTCCTTCAGGCTGGGATTCTTCTCAAATTGGCTTTCAAGATGGTACTCGTCCAGAAACCGC TATCCGGAGCTGTCAACATTGTGGTGTTAGTGAAAATAATACTCCAGCAATGCGTCGTGGCCCAGCTGGTCCAAGGACTTTTTGTAATGCTTGCGGGCTTATGTGGGCAAATAAG GGAACACTTAGAGATCTTAGTAAAGGAGGAAGGAATATTTCCCTGGAGCAAAGTGAGCCT GAAACACCGATTGAGGTCAAGCCTTCAATTGTAGAAGGGGACTTGTCTGCTAACCGGGATGAAAAT GGAAATCCTTCAAAGGATTTAACCAACGGATCTAATAATGCTTCTGTCAGCCCAGACGAAGAA GATTTGCATGAAAGTGCAGAAGATCTTACGAACTCTGTCTATGGGGATTGTTCATTCTGCTGA